The nucleotide sequence CTACACACTCGTGGCTAGATATCTCGAACGGATCGCGGACCATGCTTGCAACATTTCGGAGAGGGTGATCTACATGGTTACGGGCCAGAGGGTAGTCAAAGAGTAGTCCTCACATCTCCTCAGCCAACTCTACAAGCGATGCAAATACCGCAGTGCATGATGAGACGTCTTCCGAACTTCGATCAGGATAGACAGGGCACCGACTCGCCTCCTCTTTGCCGCTACCAGTCTCTTCAGAGAAAGTGCGAGGGCCCGGATTATAGCCCGGAATCTACCGGTGATTAATGCTGCCACATATAACTACCGGCAAAGAAGAGAGACTAGAGCGAACCTGGATTTCAGCTCGGAATATGGTAGTGATCTAAGCTGGATGGTCGACTCATCAGTACCAGATCTGTGGGTCCATCCCTCTGGAAAAGGGTTAATATCCATATGGGCATTAGCTCGCCAGACTCCAGCTTAACGTCGTTTAGACCAGGGGGGAGAAAACAACTGAAGAAGAGCTTCGAACCGAGAATTCTCTCATGGAATACGACCAACAGATGCAATCTCAAATGCGCCCATTGTTACATGGACGCCAAGGACCGGCGGGGCTCGGACGAGCTCACCACCGACGAGGGCAAGCGGCTCATCGACGGGATCTCACAGGTCTCCAAGTGCGTACTTGTCCTGAGCGGTGGCGAACCGCTGATGAGGGAGGACATCTTCGAGCTGGCCAGTTTTGCGAGCTCCCGAGGACTGCGAGTGGTCATGGGGACGAACGGCACGCTGATAACCGACAAGACGGCGAGAGATTTGATATCCGCAGGCGTGGCAAGGGTGGCAATATCACTCGACGGCTGCGATGCTCTGGTACACGACTCTCTGAGGAGAGTAGAAGGGGCATTCGAAGCCGCTGTCGAGGGCGCTGCGGCTTGCAGAAGAGCGGGCCTGCAGTTCCAGGTGAATGCGACCGTCCTGAGGGAAAACGTCGATCGAATCCCGGAGATGATCAAGTCCGCAAAACAGATTGGTGCTGAAGAATTTCACTTGTTCTTCTTGGTCCCGACGGGGAGAGGGGCATCCCTAAGGGACATAAGCCCGTCATCCTACGAGACCATGCTGAAGCAGCTTCTTCCGCTGGAGAAGGAGATAGGCATACGCATCAAACCGACCTGCGCTCCTATGTATATGCGCATCGCGAAGCAGAGCGGGAGCGACGCCGTCAAGAGGTACACGAGAGGATGCCTAGCAGGCATATCGTACTGCAGAGTGAGCCCCGAGGGCGGCGTGTATCCCTGCCCCTATCTGCCCATCGAGGTGGGGAATGTCCGGAAGGAGAGCTTCGCTAGGATTTGGCACAATGCTTCCCTGTTCCAAGAACTCAGAGACTACTCGAAGTTGCAGGGCAAGTGTGGCGTGTGCGGGTTCAACGACGTGTGCGGTGGTTGCAGAGCGCGCGCCTATGCCCTGACAGGCAACCCGCTCTCACCAGATCCTTGGTGCGTTTATGTCCCGCGGAGGGAATGCGATGCTTGAGGGAAACCCCGCCAACATCGACTCGCGTCTGTTGAACGAACTGTGGCTGAGGTTCCCCCTCGTTGAGAGGCCTTTCGAGGAGCTTGGAAGAAGGCTCGGGCTACGGGAAGACGAGGTCTTGAGCCGGACCAACGACCTGATTCGGAAAGGAATAGTGAGACGCATCGGGTACATGGTCGGAGAGCATGCTCTCCGAAACAGGGTCAGCACGCTTGTGGGTATGAAGGTGGACCCAAACGATATCGAAAGGGCCGCGGGAATTGTGGGGGAACACAGAAGAGTGACCCACAGCTACCTGAGGGACCACGAATTCAACATGTGGTTCACGCTCAGCGCCCCTGAGCGAACGAGTCTGAATTCCGAACTGCGATCCATCATCTCCGACTCACGCCCAAATGACTGGATTGAGCTCCCGGCCGTTAAGTTCTACAAGCTTCGAGCGCCATCTGGCGCATTGGACACAGGTGGAGGACAGGACTCGGCTGAACCACCGATCCTCAAGGCAGTGGAGGACGGCATAGAAATCGTGCCGAGACCTTTCGACGCTGCCGCAAGAAGGGCAGGAACCGAGGAGGCTACGATGATCGGCAAGCTGAAGGCCATGCTCTCAGATGGGACTCTCAGGTCGTTCGGAGCTGTTGTGCACCATGGCGCGCTCGGACTTGTGGTTAACGCCATGGTTGCCTGGGACGTGGGAGAAGAGAAGGTTGATTCAATCGGGCATGCCTTTGCCGAGATGCCAATGATAAGTCACTGCTATGAGAGAGCGAGAGACCCTGAGAAGTGGAAACACAACCTCTTCACAATGGTACACGTCCGAAGCGAGGAGGAGCTCGAATCATTCCTCGCCAAAGGGGACGAACTCACGTCGGGTGCTGACAGGGTAGTTCTAAGGACTGTGAAGGAGTTCAAGAAGGTGGGGGTGAGGCTCTGAGGCAGTCGATGGTCCCACTCATCATAGACTTCAAGGACAAGCCCGTCGTGATTTGTGGTGGCGGCAACGTGGGACTGAGAAAAGCGAAGATCTTTTGCAGAGCCGGAGCACGAGTGCGAGTGTTGAGCAAGGAGTTCGCCAAGGGCTTTGATTCACTTCCTGTAGACAAGCTCAAAGTCAGCTCGATCAACGACCTCCGGGTGCTCGACGGAGCATTCATCGTGATAGCCGCAACAGACGATCCTGACACGAATTCCCGCATATCGCGCGCATGCGAGCAGAAGGCGATCATGTGCAACTCGGTCGACAATCTGGAATCTGAGGTGTATCTTCCATCAATCATAACAAGAGGCCCCCTGACGATAGGCATCAGCACAAAGGGGGATAGCCCTGGGCTTTCGAGAATGGCCCGTCTGAGGATTGAGAAGATCATCGGACCCGAATGGGGAAGGATGGCAGCCCTTCAGGCAGAGGTACGATCGAGGCTTAAGAGCTCGGAGCGCACCCAGTCGTCCCGGCGCAAGGTAATACATAAGATTCTCGATGACCCAGACATCTGGAAAGCCCTGGAAGCGGGAAACATGAGAAGGGCGCGAGGGCTCGCTGCCAAAAGGTATCTAGGTGAGCGGAATTGATAGAAGTGGTCAGCGCGCACATAACCCACAAATGGGTCGACATAAAGAAGCTGGAGCTCTACGCTGCCAAGGAGGCAAAGTCCTTGCTGAACGCAATCAAGTCTCTCGATTCCGTGCAAGAGTGCGCCCTCCTGAAGACATGCAACAGGGTCGAGGTATACGTCGCGACGGAGGACGCCCAGAGGGCCAAAGCAAGCATGGAGAACATGATCATGTCCTCTGTGGAAGGTTCGGACCCGAACCATATCCAGTTCCTGTTCTCCGTGGATTCGGTCAGGCACCTGGCCAGAGTCGCCAGCGGGCTCGAAAGCATGATTGTCGGGGAGGAGCAGATACTGTCTCAGGTCAAGGACGCTTACAGTTTCGGGCTCGAGGTCGGGACCATTGATAAGACTCTGGGCGAGGTGTTCCGGAAGGCCATAAGCATCGGCAAGAAGGTCAGATCGGAGACGGGCGTCAGCAGGGGCAGCGTCTCGATTGGCTCAGCAGCTGTGGAGCTGGCCAACGGCCTGCTCGAGTCACTGCAGAACCGAACCATCCTCGTTGTCGGAGCCGGAGAGATATCACAGCTTGTCGCGTTGTCCCTCGCAAGGCACAATGTGAAAACGATATTCGTCGCGAACAGGACTTATGACGACGCCGTCCAGCTTGCCGCGCGGCTCGGTGGAGAGGCGGTTCATTTCGACAGGCTACACGAGTTCCTCCGCATCAGCGATGTCGTAATCTGTGGGACGGCCGCTCCTCATGTCATTCTTAGCAAGGAGGACCTCATCCTTGCCTTCGGTCCAGGGGGACCTACCAAACCGCTGTTGTTCATAGACATAAGCAACCCGAGGAATATCAGCGAAGACGTGGTCGAGTTGCCCAACGTGCGGCTGCACGACATGGACGGGCTCAAGGAAGTCGCAGAAAGGAACGCCCAGAGAAGGATGAAAGAGGTGGAGAGGGCCGAGAAGATAATTGAGAGGGAGCTCAGATTCATCATATCACGATTCGAGGAAAGAAGGGACTCGGAAGATACGATCCGCCTCCTCCACACGAGGGTGGCTGAGATACGAGACTCGGAGCTTGCCAAGGCCATTAACAAGATGAACGGCATCGACGAGCATCAGAAGAAGGTAATGAACGATATGCTCGTGTCCTTTACAAAGAAGATTCTAGCAGAGCCGACAAACGCTCTCAGAGAGGCGTCCAAGAACGGTGAGAAACAACTCATTTCTGCGGCCGAAAGGCTCTTCAAGCTAGAAGGCGAGTGAGATGTTTCCGAAAACGAGGCTGAGGAGGATCAGAGGCGTCCAAGCCCTCAGAGACCTCGTCAGGGAGACCGAAGTGTCGACAAAGGACCTCGTGTATCCGATGTTCGTTGACGAGTCGATCTCGTCACCCCAACCGATCCCGTCGATGCCTGGAATAAGTCGTCACTCCTTGCGAAGCCTCGTCGCTGAAGCCGAGAAAGCCGAGGCCTTGGGCGTGCCCGCCATCATGTTATTCGGAATTCCAAAGAGGAAGGACCCGATGGGAAGAGGGGCGTACGCCGAAAACGGCATAGTCCAGAGAGCTATCCGGAGGCTCAAGGAGCGAACTGACCTGATACTCATCGCGGACCTGTGCCTGTGCGAGTACACAAGTCATGGGCACTGCGGGGTCGTCACAAAGGGTCGGGTGGACAATGACAAGACCCTCGAGCTCTACGGCAAGACGGCCGTCTCTCAGGCTGAAGCGGGGACGGACATGATTGCCCCCAGCGGTATGATGGACGGGATGGTCTCCGCGATAAGGAGGGCTCTCGACGCTGCTGGGCATGATCACACACCCATAATGTCATACAGCGCGAAGTTCGCCTCCTCCTTCTATGGTCCTTTCAGGGACGCTGCATGCTCAGCACCTGCTTTCGGAGACAGAAAATCCCACCAGATGGACAGCGGGAATCTTCGCGAGGCTATGAGGGAGATCGAACTCGACATACACGAAGGGGCGGACATTGTCATGGTCAAGCCGGCACTCCCCTATCTTGATATCATCAGGGAGGCCAGGAGAGCCTTTCCTGTCCCTCTGGCCGCGTACAGCGTGAGCGGCGAGTACTCCATGCTGAAGGCGGTCTCGGCAAACGGTTGGCTCGATTACGATTCGACGCTGGCCGAGGCTCTGCTGGCAATCAAGCGCGCAGGGGCGGACATCATAATCTCCTACGCCGCTCTTGACTTCGCAAGGATTAGGAGAAGGAGACCGGGGGGAAGTGATTGACGAAGTCGGAAAGGCTGCACGAGAGGGCCAAAGAGCTCATGCCAGCTGGGGTATCGAGCCCCGTCAGGGCCTACGAGCCTTTTCCAAGATTCATCAGGGGCGGCAAAGGCTCGAAGATGTGGGACGTTGACGGGAACGAGTACGTCGACTACTGCATGGCCTTTGGGCCGCTCATACTGGGACATGCTCCACCACCTGTGGTTAGCGCTGTCAAGGCGGTCATATCCAAGGGGAGTGTCTTCGGCGCGCCCACAGAGCTGGAAGTCCTGCTTGCTGAGAAGATAAGGAAGCACTATCCCGCAGGTGAGATGCTCAGGTTCGTGAGCACCGGCACCGAAGCCACCATGCACGCGATCAGACTTGCGAGAGGGTACACCCGGAGAAAGAAGATTGTGAAGGTAGAGGGTGCCTACCATGGCGCCCACGATGCTATGCTCGTGAAGGCAGGGTCTGGGGCATTGACCCACAGCATGCCGAACTCCCTGGGGGTCCTCGACGACTTAGCCAAACACACGGTCCTGGTTCCGTTCAATGATGCTCAGGCGCTCCGCAAAGCGATTCGTGAGGCGGATGGAGATGTGGCCGCCATGATCCTGGAACCCGTGCTGGGCAACGTCGGGCCAATCCTTCCGAAGGAGGGCTACCTTAAGGAAGTCAGGGAGATCACTCGTGCCGCAGACGTGCTTCTGATCTTCGACGAGGTGATAACCGGGTTCCGACTCGGTCTCGGTGGAGCCCAGGAGATGTTCGGCGTGAGGCCGGACCTATTCACGATGGGTAAGATCGTCGGGGGCGGATACCCGATTGGCGTGTTCGCTGGCAGGAGAGACATAATGAGCAACATCTCCCCGCTGGGCGGAGTATACCAGGCAGGAACCTTCAGCGGCAACCCAGTGAGTACCACCGCAGGCCTCGAAACGATAAGAGCGATAGAGAAGAGAGGCTATGGTCCGCTCAACAGGAGGTCGTGGAAACTCCGGAAGGGGCTCGAGGATGTGTTCTCAAGAACATCCTTGCCACACCAGGTTTCCGGCATTGGCTCGATGTTCCAGGTATTCTTCACAGATGCAAACATCCTCAACTGGAATGATGCCCGCGCCTCGGACACAACGAGCTTCATGAAGATGTTTAGAGGGCTGTTGGACGAAGGGGTCTACACTCCGCCGAGCCAATTCGAGACGAACTTCCTGTCCATGGCCCACAGCGACGCTGACATAGAGTTCACCCTTGCCGCATACGAGAGAACCCTCAGAGGATTGCGGAGATGATCTGCGGAACAAGGGGCAGTCTGCTTGCTGAGGCCCAGACGCGGGTTGTGATTGGCGCGCTCAAACGGCTGCGTCCAGGGATCCAAGTGACAGTCCGGAAGGTGAGAACCGCAGGGGACGTTTTCCGCCGGAGGCCGATAAGCGAGTTGGGAGGCATCGGGGCCTTCGTGAGGGAGATCGACGACCTTCTGCTCGATGACAAACTCGATTTTGCCGTCCACAGCCTCAAGGATGTCCCTACGAAGCTCAGGGGGGGAATTGAGGTGGCTGCCATCCTGCCGCGGGGCGACCCAAGGGATTTCCTGGTCTGCAGGGTCCCCCTCAGCAAGCTGCCTTCCGGAGCGAGAGTCGGGACTTCCAGCTTGAGGCGCAGGGCGCAGCTGCTGAGGAGAAGGGGAGACCTCATCGCGGTCCCGCTCAGGGGCAACGTCCCCACGCGGGTGAACAAAGTGTCGACCGGTGACCTCGATGGAGCGATGGTTGCCAAGGCGGGCCTCGACAGGCTCTGCATGGCTCCGAGGGGGTTCCTGCTCCCTATCAAGGATTTCGTACCCGCGCCCGCCCAGGGAGCGATTGCAGTCGTGGCGAGAACGGGTTCCGACGCAGCATCGCTTGTCAAATGTCTTGATCACCGACCAACGAGGCTTGCCACGGAGACTGAGCGCATTGTGATGCGCCTGCTCGGAGGGGGATGCACGGCCCCTGTGGGGATATATGCCAAATGCATCTCCGATAAGGTCACAGTAAAGGCGATGATTCTCTCTATTGATGGAAAAAAGACTTTGCTTCATGATGCGTCATTTCCCCGGAGGGCGATGGCAGACGGCACAAGAAAGTTCGCAGCTGAGCTTCGCAGGCTAGGAGGTGGAGACCTTGTCAAGGAAGCGGCAAGAGCGGCACTCGATTGGTAAGGTGTACCTTGTCGGTTCCGGCCCTGGGCACCCTGGGCTTGCGACGATTCGCGCCGTCGAGGTGCTGAAGAATGTGGATGTTGTGGTCTACGACCACCTTGTCGGGAAGGGTATCTTGGATATGGTCCCGCCAGGGGTCGAACGCATAGACGCAGGCAAGTGCGGGTCACACCACAAGCTGCAACAAGACGAGATCAACGAGCTGATGGCGAAGCGCGCACTGGCTGGCCAGACGGTCGCGAGGCTGAAGGGTGGTGACCCGTATCTGTTCGGGAGAGGCGGTGAAGAGGCGGAGTTCCTCATAGCAAAGGGAGTGAAGGTCGAGGTCGTGCCTGGCGTGACCTCTGCCTTGGCAGTGCCAGCAGCTGCCGGAATCCCGGTCACGCACAGGGATTTCGCGTCGGCCGTCACCATAGTCACCGGTCACGATTCTCCTACCAAGAAAGGTGGGCCGGTCGACTGGGCCGGCATAGCACGCCTCGACTCAACCATCGTGGTGCTGATGGGAATGAAGAACCTCGGGCGCATTGCAGCCAGGTTGATGAGCGAAGGCAAGCCTGGAAACACGCCAGTGGCGATCATAGAGAAGGGCACGTGCTCCGATCAGGTGGTCACAGTCGGTGATCTCAAGACCATCCACCGAAAGGCTCGGGAAGCTGGGGCGAAAGCCCCCGCGATAATCGTGATAGGCGATGTCGTGCGGCTGAGGGAACGCCTAGGAGGCATACCTTGACCACGATTGCCCTGATGAGACCCGAATCATCCCTAGCGGAGTCGGTTCGCTTGGCCGAAGAGAGAGGCTTGTCCGTGCTCAGCGCGCCGATGATGGCGCTCGAGCCATTGGTTGACACAAGGTTCGAAAGGGTTCTCCATGATCTACAGAGCGAATGCATCGATTGCATTGTGTTCACGAGCTCGAACGGTGTCTCGCACGCTCTGAAGCTGGTAGAGGGTTCCATCGGCAGGGGTGAGTTCCTGAAGAGACTGGCTTGCACGAAGGTGGCCGCCATAGGGGCAAAGACAAAGCGCTCGCTCGAATCCCTAGGAGTGCGGGTCGACCATGTGCCGAGGACTTACAGCTCCGAGGGACTTGTGGAACTCTTCGCAGAGCTCGGCGTCAAGGGGATGAGAATAGTGATCCTCAGGAGCACCCATGGCTCCGATCAGCTCGTCTCAGGCCTCGTCGGGCTAGGAGCACTCGTCGACGATGTGCCGGTCTACACCATAAAGATGCCCGGTGACGTCGAATCTGCGAAGAGACTTGTGAAGAGGGCCGCTCGCGGAGATATCGACGTGTTCTGTTTCACCAGCACGATGATGGTGAACAACTTCTTGGAAATCGCGCGCTCCCTGGGATTGGCTGACGAGGTCATCGCGCGGATGAACGGCGCGAAGGTTGCGGCGATCGGCAGGCCCACGGTGAGGGCGCTGGAGAGCTACGGGATCGACGTGGGCATAGTCCCTGAGGAGCAGACAATCGAAGCGCTATTGGATGAAGTGGTGAGCAAGACATGATCATATTCTCGAAGGTCCTTGGGAACAAGGGAACGGTCTATGACGCGCTTCGTGCACGTGGCATGTGTGGAAAGGATGTGCCGGACGACATGATCAGGTTCTCGGGTGAGCTGCGGCCCGTCGTGGTTTGGAACGTGACCAGGAGATGCAACCTGAAGTGCGAGCACTGCTACATCGATGCAGAGGCGGGGGGAGAGGATGAGATGTCGCTCGCGGACTTCCGCAGGACCGTTGCCGACCTCGCCGAGTGCGGGGTCCCACTAATAATCTTCAGTGGCGGGGAGCCTCTGATCAGGAAGGACTTCTTTGAGATACTTGGCTTCGTGAAGGACGCCGGCCTCAAGAGCGTGATCAGCACCAATGGCACCCTGATAACGCCCGAGAACGCGAGGGAACTAGCCAGGCTCGGTGTGAGATACGTCGGCGTGAGCCTCGACGCAGCCAGCCCCAAGATCCACGACAAGTTCCGCGGCGTCAATGGCTCTTGGGAGAAGGCCCTTGCTGGCGTGAGGAACGCGAAGGAGGCCGGAATTAGAACGGGATTCAGGATAACCATCACGAAGGACAACTACCGAGAGCTGCCTGACCTCTTGGACCTTGCCTTGCGCGAGGGAGTCAGCAGGTTCTGTGTCTATCACCTCGTGCCTACTGGTAGGGGTGCTTCAATCGCAGCGAAGGACCTGAGCAAGGAAGAAAGGGAATGGGTCCTCTCCTTCCTCTACGAAAAGGCAATAGAGCTGAGGAACCAGGAGATCGAGATACTGACTACGGACTCCCCGATGGACGGCGTCTACATACTCGAGCGTCTCAAGCGGGAGAACCCGGAGGCCTATCCTGATGCGAGGAAGCTGCTGAGCATCGGGAGCGGATGCACGATAGGCACCAAGATCGCGAATATCGATTTCCGAGGGAACGTCATGCC is from Candidatus Thermoplasmatota archaeon and encodes:
- a CDS encoding radical SAM protein → MGISSPDSSLTSFRPGGRKQLKKSFEPRILSWNTTNRCNLKCAHCYMDAKDRRGSDELTTDEGKRLIDGISQVSKCVLVLSGGEPLMREDIFELASFASSRGLRVVMGTNGTLITDKTARDLISAGVARVAISLDGCDALVHDSLRRVEGAFEAAVEGAAACRRAGLQFQVNATVLRENVDRIPEMIKSAKQIGAEEFHLFFLVPTGRGASLRDISPSSYETMLKQLLPLEKEIGIRIKPTCAPMYMRIAKQSGSDAVKRYTRGCLAGISYCRVSPEGGVYPCPYLPIEVGNVRKESFARIWHNASLFQELRDYSKLQGKCGVCGFNDVCGGCRARAYALTGNPLSPDPWCVYVPRRECDA
- a CDS encoding bifunctional precorrin-2 dehydrogenase/sirohydrochlorin ferrochelatase, which translates into the protein MVPLIIDFKDKPVVICGGGNVGLRKAKIFCRAGARVRVLSKEFAKGFDSLPVDKLKVSSINDLRVLDGAFIVIAATDDPDTNSRISRACEQKAIMCNSVDNLESEVYLPSIITRGPLTIGISTKGDSPGLSRMARLRIEKIIGPEWGRMAALQAEVRSRLKSSERTQSSRRKVIHKILDDPDIWKALEAGNMRRARGLAAKRYLGERN
- the hemA gene encoding glutamyl-tRNA reductase — translated: MIEVVSAHITHKWVDIKKLELYAAKEAKSLLNAIKSLDSVQECALLKTCNRVEVYVATEDAQRAKASMENMIMSSVEGSDPNHIQFLFSVDSVRHLARVASGLESMIVGEEQILSQVKDAYSFGLEVGTIDKTLGEVFRKAISIGKKVRSETGVSRGSVSIGSAAVELANGLLESLQNRTILVVGAGEISQLVALSLARHNVKTIFVANRTYDDAVQLAARLGGEAVHFDRLHEFLRISDVVICGTAAPHVILSKEDLILAFGPGGPTKPLLFIDISNPRNISEDVVELPNVRLHDMDGLKEVAERNAQRRMKEVERAEKIIERELRFIISRFEERRDSEDTIRLLHTRVAEIRDSELAKAINKMNGIDEHQKKVMNDMLVSFTKKILAEPTNALREASKNGEKQLISAAERLFKLEGE
- the hemB gene encoding porphobilinogen synthase — translated: MFPKTRLRRIRGVQALRDLVRETEVSTKDLVYPMFVDESISSPQPIPSMPGISRHSLRSLVAEAEKAEALGVPAIMLFGIPKRKDPMGRGAYAENGIVQRAIRRLKERTDLILIADLCLCEYTSHGHCGVVTKGRVDNDKTLELYGKTAVSQAEAGTDMIAPSGMMDGMVSAIRRALDAAGHDHTPIMSYSAKFASSFYGPFRDAACSAPAFGDRKSHQMDSGNLREAMREIELDIHEGADIVMVKPALPYLDIIREARRAFPVPLAAYSVSGEYSMLKAVSANGWLDYDSTLAEALLAIKRAGADIIISYAALDFARIRRRRPGGSD
- the hemL gene encoding glutamate-1-semialdehyde 2,1-aminomutase; its protein translation is MTKSERLHERAKELMPAGVSSPVRAYEPFPRFIRGGKGSKMWDVDGNEYVDYCMAFGPLILGHAPPPVVSAVKAVISKGSVFGAPTELEVLLAEKIRKHYPAGEMLRFVSTGTEATMHAIRLARGYTRRKKIVKVEGAYHGAHDAMLVKAGSGALTHSMPNSLGVLDDLAKHTVLVPFNDAQALRKAIREADGDVAAMILEPVLGNVGPILPKEGYLKEVREITRAADVLLIFDEVITGFRLGLGGAQEMFGVRPDLFTMGKIVGGGYPIGVFAGRRDIMSNISPLGGVYQAGTFSGNPVSTTAGLETIRAIEKRGYGPLNRRSWKLRKGLEDVFSRTSLPHQVSGIGSMFQVFFTDANILNWNDARASDTTSFMKMFRGLLDEGVYTPPSQFETNFLSMAHSDADIEFTLAAYERTLRGLRR
- the hemC gene encoding hydroxymethylbilane synthase; amino-acid sequence: MICGTRGSLLAEAQTRVVIGALKRLRPGIQVTVRKVRTAGDVFRRRPISELGGIGAFVREIDDLLLDDKLDFAVHSLKDVPTKLRGGIEVAAILPRGDPRDFLVCRVPLSKLPSGARVGTSSLRRRAQLLRRRGDLIAVPLRGNVPTRVNKVSTGDLDGAMVAKAGLDRLCMAPRGFLLPIKDFVPAPAQGAIAVVARTGSDAASLVKCLDHRPTRLATETERIVMRLLGGGCTAPVGIYAKCISDKVTVKAMILSIDGKKTLLHDASFPRRAMADGTRKFAAELRRLGGGDLVKEAARAALDW
- the cobA gene encoding uroporphyrinogen-III C-methyltransferase; its protein translation is MSRKRQERHSIGKVYLVGSGPGHPGLATIRAVEVLKNVDVVVYDHLVGKGILDMVPPGVERIDAGKCGSHHKLQQDEINELMAKRALAGQTVARLKGGDPYLFGRGGEEAEFLIAKGVKVEVVPGVTSALAVPAAAGIPVTHRDFASAVTIVTGHDSPTKKGGPVDWAGIARLDSTIVVLMGMKNLGRIAARLMSEGKPGNTPVAIIEKGTCSDQVVTVGDLKTIHRKAREAGAKAPAIIVIGDVVRLRERLGGIP
- a CDS encoding uroporphyrinogen-III synthase, with amino-acid sequence MTTIALMRPESSLAESVRLAEERGLSVLSAPMMALEPLVDTRFERVLHDLQSECIDCIVFTSSNGVSHALKLVEGSIGRGEFLKRLACTKVAAIGAKTKRSLESLGVRVDHVPRTYSSEGLVELFAELGVKGMRIVILRSTHGSDQLVSGLVGLGALVDDVPVYTIKMPGDVESAKRLVKRAARGDIDVFCFTSTMMVNNFLEIARSLGLADEVIARMNGAKVAAIGRPTVRALESYGIDVGIVPEEQTIEALLDEVVSKT
- a CDS encoding radical SAM protein — encoded protein: MIIFSKVLGNKGTVYDALRARGMCGKDVPDDMIRFSGELRPVVVWNVTRRCNLKCEHCYIDAEAGGEDEMSLADFRRTVADLAECGVPLIIFSGGEPLIRKDFFEILGFVKDAGLKSVISTNGTLITPENARELARLGVRYVGVSLDAASPKIHDKFRGVNGSWEKALAGVRNAKEAGIRTGFRITITKDNYRELPDLLDLALREGVSRFCVYHLVPTGRGASIAAKDLSKEEREWVLSFLYEKAIELRNQEIEILTTDSPMDGVYILERLKRENPEAYPDARKLLSIGSGCTIGTKIANIDFRGNVMPCHFVPEIVVGNVRQRSFTDIWTGNPSQQLIELREVSSRLKGKCGRCDYIDVCRGCRKRALFYTGDWAGEDPSCLYEPSAL